A region from the Geobacillus vulcani PSS1 genome encodes:
- a CDS encoding TIGR02680 family protein produces MADRWMLHRAGLINFWYYDEQYFHFADGKLFLRGSNGAGKSVTMQSLIPVLLDGKKTPDRLDPFGSRARRMEDYLLGEKDVVNRDERTGYLFLEYKRTETDQYLTTGIGLRAKRQKNLDFWGFVILDNRRIGHDVYLYKKEKTGEKIPLTKRELADALGAGGTVVETQKEYMELVNKHVFRFESLEAFQELIELLIQLRSPKLSKDFKPTVIYEILESALPPLTDEELRHLSETIENMDQAKQQLEQLERDARALKRLCDHYRHYNEYMIAEKAVEYEKAVQRAEQLAAEQRTRSEEENKARQRLNELDEEITRLSREEDVLRAREVELAGHEVFQQAETYEKLKEQQRDLARRRERQERVIEEKERLERQRRHQIDEAEARLDELERKVEETLAQLRADADEGAFAGHKVNEDDFLRHHRQQREFPFTVWKQEADRHAERLEALADLWRRHEGLQARYEEASKEAGELQREVDEWRHQYRKWDELLDQEKERWEQAVLVWLERGGVTMDEARIQTFLRQTDGLYDQYSIDDLKQPFTAAYYDAVGKKNDEKWRLEHEMRLLGDQLAEREQELRHWQTEQDPEPERDPQTDAMRTELERQGVVSVPLYAAVEFFDHVPESVRERIESALAHAGLLDALIIDRDMAVTYDRVLVPNPVHMAHTLADYLQPDAGVPVAAERIDAVLRSIVIADEAQDGGMTLNEAGRYALGLVRGHAPARERAMFIGRTARRRWRMEKIASLEEEIASLRQALDRLQAEHKAVEAHISALAEWFAAFPSDRDVRAAFEEREEARRRAESKERDWQRQQEKVSRLAREWQHLKQTLREQSAGLDVAFSVEGCERARLAMKSYLRFLHELEVHVREALYVAAMITQQREQLQELRDDIDEAKGERNRLLDEDERLALRMDEIERTLQQMGADDIRAEIARVRERLSTLREAVPRLVNERARTEQRLARLAEEREQGEKRATFARELAAAWEQAFAREAALKLVELDRSRPLREQASEAKQRYGGTLKDSRSSLLARLNTIFFQESSNLTEYRATFESLPFEEKEWSIAAPDDEMAMKAADWREKQERNVIFLDYKGQRATPSVVLAEVEREIALQHEYMKEQDRELYEEVILKSVGRILRSRIQRAERWVNDMNKRMSEIDTSSSLALSIQWKPKTAETEDELDTKELVGLLRMDSRLLKEEDLQRVTNHFRSKIARARELLEERGQGNTLHQIIKEVLDYRKWFSFTLYYEKEHEPKRELTNQRFYRFSGGEKALAMYIPLFAAAYSRYQEAGDDAPYIISLDEAFAGVDENNIRMMFGLVEQLGFNYIMNSQALWGDYDTVPALSICELVRPRNAPFVTVIQYYWNGRIKQLVANEEEWELIET; encoded by the coding sequence ATGGCGGATCGATGGATGTTGCATCGCGCGGGATTGATCAATTTCTGGTATTATGATGAACAATATTTTCATTTTGCCGACGGAAAGTTGTTTTTGCGCGGAAGCAATGGAGCGGGCAAATCGGTGACGATGCAAAGCTTGATCCCGGTGCTGCTTGACGGGAAAAAGACGCCCGACCGGCTCGATCCGTTCGGTTCGCGGGCGCGGCGAATGGAAGATTACTTGCTCGGGGAAAAAGATGTCGTCAACCGCGATGAGCGGACCGGTTATTTGTTTCTCGAATATAAGCGGACCGAAACCGATCAATATCTTACGACCGGCATCGGTTTGCGAGCGAAACGGCAAAAAAATCTTGACTTTTGGGGCTTTGTCATTTTGGACAACCGCCGCATCGGCCATGATGTTTACTTGTACAAAAAAGAAAAAACAGGCGAGAAAATTCCTTTGACAAAGCGCGAGCTCGCCGATGCGCTCGGCGCTGGGGGAACGGTGGTCGAGACGCAAAAAGAATATATGGAGCTGGTCAATAAGCATGTGTTCCGCTTCGAATCGCTCGAGGCGTTTCAAGAGTTGATCGAGCTGTTGATTCAATTGCGGAGCCCGAAGTTATCGAAAGATTTCAAGCCGACGGTGATTTACGAAATTTTGGAAAGCGCATTGCCGCCGTTAACCGATGAGGAATTGCGCCATTTGTCCGAGACGATTGAAAATATGGACCAAGCAAAGCAGCAGCTGGAGCAGCTCGAGCGCGATGCGCGGGCGCTCAAGCGGCTTTGCGACCACTACCGTCATTACAATGAATATATGATTGCCGAAAAAGCCGTGGAATACGAGAAAGCGGTCCAACGAGCCGAACAGCTCGCCGCTGAGCAGCGAACAAGGTCAGAAGAGGAGAACAAAGCGCGGCAGCGACTCAATGAGCTGGATGAGGAGATCACCCGCCTCAGCCGGGAAGAAGACGTGTTGCGTGCACGGGAAGTGGAGCTTGCGGGCCATGAAGTCTTTCAACAAGCCGAAACGTACGAAAAGTTAAAGGAACAGCAGCGCGACCTAGCGAGGCGGCGGGAGCGACAAGAGCGGGTGATCGAAGAGAAGGAGCGGCTTGAACGGCAGCGCCGCCATCAAATTGATGAGGCGGAAGCGCGCCTCGATGAGCTGGAACGGAAGGTGGAAGAGACGTTGGCGCAGTTGCGCGCCGACGCGGACGAAGGGGCGTTTGCCGGCCATAAAGTGAATGAAGACGATTTTCTCCGTCATCATCGTCAACAGCGCGAGTTTCCGTTTACGGTTTGGAAGCAGGAAGCGGACCGCCATGCGGAACGGCTGGAAGCGCTCGCCGACCTTTGGCGCCGTCATGAAGGACTGCAAGCGCGCTATGAAGAAGCAAGCAAAGAAGCGGGCGAACTGCAGCGGGAAGTTGACGAATGGCGGCATCAATACCGCAAATGGGACGAGCTGCTTGACCAAGAAAAAGAACGGTGGGAACAAGCGGTGCTCGTTTGGTTGGAGCGCGGCGGCGTCACGATGGACGAAGCGCGCATTCAGACGTTTTTGCGACAGACGGACGGCTTGTATGATCAATATTCCATCGATGACCTTAAACAGCCGTTCACGGCGGCGTATTACGATGCCGTCGGGAAGAAAAACGATGAAAAATGGCGGCTTGAACACGAAATGCGCTTGCTTGGCGACCAGCTCGCCGAGCGCGAGCAGGAGCTTCGCCATTGGCAGACGGAACAAGACCCAGAACCGGAACGCGATCCACAGACGGACGCCATGCGCACAGAATTGGAGCGGCAAGGAGTTGTTTCCGTTCCGCTGTATGCGGCAGTCGAATTTTTCGACCATGTGCCGGAGTCCGTCCGTGAACGGATCGAATCGGCGCTCGCCCATGCCGGACTGCTCGATGCGCTGATCATTGACCGCGATATGGCGGTGACGTATGACCGGGTGCTCGTCCCGAACCCGGTGCATATGGCTCATACGTTGGCCGATTATCTCCAGCCAGATGCAGGTGTCCCTGTCGCTGCGGAGCGGATTGATGCCGTGCTTCGCAGCATCGTCATTGCCGATGAGGCGCAAGACGGTGGCATGACGCTTAATGAAGCTGGACGCTATGCGCTTGGTCTCGTGCGCGGTCATGCGCCCGCCCGCGAGCGCGCCATGTTCATCGGCCGCACGGCAAGGCGGCGGTGGCGGATGGAGAAGATCGCTTCATTGGAAGAAGAGATCGCTTCCTTGCGGCAAGCGCTTGACCGCCTGCAGGCGGAACACAAAGCGGTGGAAGCTCATATATCCGCATTGGCGGAGTGGTTTGCCGCGTTTCCATCCGACCGCGATGTGCGCGCGGCGTTTGAGGAACGGGAGGAAGCGCGCCGCCGCGCGGAAAGCAAAGAGCGCGACTGGCAGCGGCAACAAGAAAAGGTATCCCGACTCGCTCGCGAGTGGCAGCACCTCAAGCAAACGTTGCGCGAGCAATCGGCAGGGCTTGACGTGGCGTTTTCCGTGGAAGGATGCGAACGAGCCCGATTAGCGATGAAATCGTATCTCCGCTTTTTGCATGAACTGGAAGTGCATGTTCGGGAAGCGCTCTATGTCGCGGCGATGATCACCCAGCAGCGTGAGCAGCTGCAGGAGCTTCGCGACGACATCGATGAGGCCAAAGGGGAGCGGAACCGCCTGCTCGATGAAGACGAACGTCTGGCGCTCCGCATGGACGAGATCGAACGAACGCTCCAACAAATGGGGGCGGATGACATTCGCGCGGAAATCGCCCGCGTGCGGGAGCGGCTCAGCACTCTGCGCGAGGCAGTTCCGCGTCTAGTCAACGAGCGGGCGCGGACCGAACAGCGCCTCGCCCGTCTCGCCGAAGAACGGGAACAAGGAGAGAAACGGGCAACGTTCGCTCGCGAGCTGGCCGCCGCATGGGAGCAGGCCTTTGCCCGTGAAGCGGCGCTCAAGTTGGTGGAGCTGGACCGTTCACGCCCGCTTCGCGAGCAGGCGAGCGAAGCGAAACAGCGGTATGGGGGAACGTTGAAAGACAGCCGCTCTTCGCTGCTGGCTCGGCTGAACACAATCTTTTTCCAAGAGTCATCCAATTTGACCGAATACCGGGCGACGTTCGAATCGCTGCCGTTCGAGGAGAAAGAATGGAGCATCGCGGCGCCGGATGACGAAATGGCGATGAAAGCAGCTGATTGGAGGGAAAAACAAGAGCGAAACGTCATTTTCCTTGACTACAAAGGGCAGCGTGCCACGCCGTCTGTCGTCTTGGCGGAAGTCGAGCGGGAAATCGCGTTGCAGCACGAGTATATGAAAGAACAAGACCGGGAACTGTACGAAGAAGTCATTTTAAAGTCGGTCGGCCGCATTTTGCGCAGCCGCATCCAACGCGCGGAGCGATGGGTGAACGACATGAACAAGCGGATGAGCGAAATCGATACGTCCTCGAGTCTCGCTCTATCCATTCAATGGAAGCCGAAAACGGCGGAGACGGAGGACGAGCTCGACACGAAAGAGCTGGTGGGGTTGCTGCGGATGGATTCACGGCTGCTCAAGGAGGAAGATTTGCAGCGGGTGACGAACCATTTCCGCTCGAAAATCGCCCGCGCCCGCGAACTGCTTGAGGAACGCGGCCAAGGCAACACGCTTCATCAAATTATAAAAGAAGTGCTCGACTATCGGAAATGGTTTTCGTTTACCCTCTACTATGAAAAAGAACACGAACCGAAGCGCGAACTGACAAACCAGCGCTTTTATCGGTTCAGCGGCGGGGAAAAAGCGTTGGCGATGTACATTCCGCTGTTTGCAGCGGCGTATTCACGCTATCAAGAAGCAGGCGATGATGCGCCGTACATCATCTCGCTTGATGAAGCGTTCGCCGGCGTCGATGAAAACAACATCCGCATGATGTTCGGCCTTGTTGAACAGCTCGGCTTTAACTACATCATGAACTCGCAGGCGCTTTGGGGTGATTACGACACCGTGCCGGCCCTGTCGATTTGCGAGCTCGTCCGTCCGCGCAATGCGCCGTTTGTCACCGTCATCCAGTATTATTGGAACGGGCGCATCAAACAGTTAGTAGCGAATGAGGAAGAATGGGAGTTGATCGAGACATGA
- a CDS encoding DUF2398 family protein: MASFPPDEYGRLWLTPAQFSEWLADTKRRYGAGWGKTHREASLAELAREVLAELKAWRMADTDPETGMVVLYPLLGRLCGRYPDDFQAKEREL; this comes from the coding sequence TTGGCATCCTTTCCGCCGGACGAGTACGGGCGCCTTTGGCTGACGCCGGCGCAGTTTTCTGAATGGCTCGCCGATACGAAGCGTCGTTACGGAGCTGGATGGGGGAAGACGCATCGCGAAGCATCGCTTGCGGAGTTAGCTCGCGAGGTGTTGGCGGAGTTGAAAGCATGGCGAATGGCAGACACGGATCCCGAGACGGGCATGGTCGTCCTCTACCCGCTCCTTGGGCGGCTGTGTGGGCGATACCCGGACGATTTTCAAGCGAAAGAGAGGGAACTATGA